The window CCGAAGCCGATTGAGCAGTCGGCGAGGCGCTGGCGGTTTTGCGACCAGTTCGGGTCGCAGCGCCAGCAGTCGTCGATTGGGTTTCCGGTGAGGCAAGAAGGTATTGGCGCCGACGACGCCGTCGTGGCGTCGTCTTGTTGGTAAGTGAGGAGGTTTCTTCTGGAGAGAGAGTCGTTGAGTTTTCTGCAGTTGATAAAACAGAGGATGTTAAAACAGAGAAGATGATGATCCTCTGTTTTTTAAAACAGaggattttttagttaaaaggcAAAAAAAGATCAAATGCAAGAGAAAGGTTATACCTTTGAACATTGAGAACAACATGTTCAGGGAATGGGTGTTGGTGTGGGAGAGAAAGATTGAAGGAAGATGCTCTTCCATGGTAAGGGAGAGAGACCAAGAGGCAGAACCAGATTATGCAAATGCATGTTGGTCTAAGAGGATTATGGACCCTCTTATGAGCCACCATTATAATGTTCTCTTCTCTCCCTCTATTATTTATCTCTTCTTTCTGAAAAAAGACCAGCCAAATCAGGAAACAGAAGTTTCTTAAATATGGGTTTATGGGGAATTGTGCAACTTGGGTTTATATAATAAACAAGGGTCAAAAAGAATTTAGGTGTGTTTccttaatctctctctctctaatctctatAGTTTGTTTCAAGTAGAAGAAAGGaagtttagagagagagagagatggagataGGGTGTGTGAAGGCACAGAGAATCCTTAAAGTGCTTAaaaactctttctctctctccttcctccAATATGATTCTTACTTTTGTAAGAGTGACTCAGTTACTTGCATTACACAATCACCTACACATCCTCTCCAGGAAACAATCTTTCTATGGATTTGATGCCATTAAACTTGGGACAAGTTACACAAAATATATGTTGTTCAAGATTGTAATTCAGGTTACATAGATAAACGTATGCAGTAAAAGGATATTTACCTCGAATGCGAGATGAGAAATTAAGAGTACTCTGTGTCGAAGATTCTGGCTTGATTGTGCACACCAAGAGCAAAAACTTCTAAagaatttttttccaaaactcaAAATAACAGAGTTGTTCCTCAAGACAATTTTTATCGGAATATTTCTTGTAAAGGAGTTATacttaaatttacataaatacatttttttcaaTCACAATTAGAAATTTTGTTTCGCAATCTCTCAAAATGGAAGCTTGACATTCTTTGGAAAAATTCTTTCTCAAGAAATTTAACCGTTTTAGTTGTGGAAACTTAATATATTGACAAGTTTAGAACACATGACATgaattatttatcttttagtTAAAGAATAAGAGGGtaaaacttaaaacaaaaaggtgattttttcatagaaaagtAAACTTTTTGAAGATTCctgtaaaacttttaaaataacattcatATTCGATTCTTTTGTTACGCAGCATcaattagtttttatttaatctgATGCAAACATTCAGTTTGACTCATCTCGTTATCAGCTGGTTTAAGATCCAAAGCTTTTCTAATAAGCGGAGTAAAAAACTAATATAACAACCAATCAGTATTGAAAcagttataatttataaacacgATCATAAGTCATAACTATCATATGACTTTTGTGCTGATCGAAGTCGTAAATTACACATCAAATCATTTCAGGTTTAGTGAATGCATATTCAATATAAATTTGCATTTAAAAACATAACTAATgtcattacaaaaaaaacataagtaagctaaagaaaaaaaaccccACTAATGATAGCTTAAAGATATATACATGATCCTCAATTATTATTATCTTGAATTTTCTTAAAGTAAAAGgtcaaagaaaaagaacataATCAGTCGAATTTGACCTTTGAATATATTTACCTACCATCGTCTTTTCACTTAACTGTTGCCTATTACTCGACTGTTTTTAAGGAAACAAGATGAATTGAATTCGTGAATCTATTTGCTAATTTAAACCGTCAAAGGTGGCGCTCCGAACAACTTGTCTGCATTCAATTGTTTATTGCAACTTTAGTATTATGGAGAACGTACCAAAGAAAATAACAGACTGTGAATAACAGAACGTGTTAGAATAAGACAGAAATACAAAAGGAAATGCTGTACatataattcaaaatattataattcaATTACTCTTTGGTCAGATTCTAGGGTAAGTTTGACATTGTTGTCCGTTTGATGACCACGGTTTAAGCGAACTACTGTATCATGTGAAAACGTTTTAAGGGCAACAGTCTGATAAGGCGAAGAGCAATAGAGTATATGATGCTCCGTGCTCGTAACGTTCTCGTGTCGGTGGCTATGAATATAATTCCCAGGGATAAAAAGAGATCCGAAGCTCtgtttatagatatttttttctgagTACTAAGGACAAGTATAGTTTATGCAGGCTGAACTACTCTAACTTAGGAACATGATTGACAAGAAAAATGCAAACTCCCAAGAACTGGAAGAACAAGTAGTCATGCCCACTGACATTCTCGACTTATATGCTCTATCTTCCTGTCATTTTTTTCCTTGTCAtcatactctcttttttttggttaaaggAATTTTTATCACACTCTTACTACATGAGTTATCTTTCttctctgtgtgtgtgtgtgtttgaagGCCTTCAGAATATGATACAGAGAAACATAGCTCTTGAAATGCTCCTAACGGCGGCGGTGTTTCTCTCTGGGGTGTTATCAGTTATGTTGAATAGTAGTTGGTGGTATAAGCCTATGCAGAATAGATAATGaaatataagattttatttgatttttattttttgaagcTCAATTTTCTTCTACTAAAGATGATTAAAATGTCAAATAATTGTGGAAAGTTATGAAAAATTTTagttacccaaaaaaaattaatggttaaTGCCTAATTctaatgttctaaaaatcgtcAGCCTGAAGTTATGCGTCTTATAGAAAATTATTGTCTAGGCGAACGTTTAAATCGATTTTTTGAACGTATAGACCGATTTTTTAGAAAGATCggtttgaaaaattattttgttcatACGTGATCTACCGACTAGGCGAGGGCCTAAGCGGATGTACactgatttttagaacactgtcTAATTCTATAGCAGCTCAAAATAGATAAACAGAGTGATGATCATGGGATAAAATTTAACCAATTCGAATAATCAATCCGGTTAGAATGGAAACCGAGGGACAATACATCACGTAAACCAAAACGACATACTATTACGATGTCGTTTAACCAGAGTCGCATAAGAATTTGACGGTTTTACCCTCAAAACCAGCCGTCGTGAATCGTCGTCGTCCCTCGCTCTCGATTCAAAATTCGGAAAAACCCGATCGCCGCCTCCACCATGAGCTCCGTGACGGTTCTCGAAGATGACAATCACGCTCCTCAAGGTTCCAATTCCATCTTTACTCATCTTCCATCGGATTTTGCAATTCATTTGGAATTGACTTGCTTGCGAGCTCAATTAGGGTTTCGTTAGATTAGCGTTAGGGATTTCGCTAACACAGTTGTGAAAATTGTGATGGCAGAGGTTCCGATTCGTAAAGGAAAAGGGAAAGCGGCGAGCGTTGTGATGAGCAGCGAACAGAGGAGGAAACTTGCGGATATAAGCAACTTGAACACAGAAGAGACGCATCAGCAACAGAATCTGCTCTCCTCTTCCAAGGATTATCCTGAAAAGCTCCAAAAGGCATATTCCCTTTTTCACTTTCATCTTTTTGTTGTAATCGTGGCGGTTAAGTGTTTTGCTGATTTGGTTTgctttattgatttttttttttttttttttttgcaggaaaaCATGACATTGATGAAAGCTCTAGCTCACAGAAAGTAAccatcttgttttttctttacaGTGTGTTGGCTTGTGAGTTtgatatttgtatttttgttttgtgttgtgGCTTCAGTAAGATAATCGAGCTGAGCGGTGTTGAGTTTCAGAAACTGAAGATCAACTTACGGAAAGTGCAGGAGAATAATATGCATCTTGCACAGGCGAACACTCATATGTTGGCGGTGGGGACTCCCAATCTTTTCTATAAGCTTCAGTTTCTTGAGATGATTGTGAGAGTCTTTGTAACTCTTTATGATTAAAGTATGGGTCTTTTTTTTTCGTGGCAGGAACTCAATACAAACAGAGACAgagtatgtttttttcttgaactcTGAAGTTGCTCAAAACGAGGCTTTGACAATTTCTTCGTTCAAATGACATTGTGTATGTACGTTTTCAGCTGAAGCTGCTTCAGCATGAACTTGGCTGCAAGAATGTATTACTCGGGGTTAGGAAGAAAATGCAGCTTGAGGCAAGTCATCTACTCATTCTGTATATTCCCATTGGTTATAGTTATAAACTCATTCATCTGATTTCGTTCAGGAGCAAGAACCTCCATGTACTCATCACCCCTCGAAACATAAGGTGCTTACTTGATAAGATAATTGTTTTCACGCTATTTGGCTTTGTCAAGGTTCCATCAAACGTTTCTGATGGGGATTGCAAACCCTTTCAGGGGGTTGATATGAATCAGAAATACACCAAGAGAAAGCGAACGTCAAGGATAAAAggttatctgtttttttttttatttacagctTCAGAAACCCTTTTGGCATACTTATCCTATATCCTTTCATTTTCAGCTTCAGAAAGCTCTATCGTTAAAGAGAACGCAAACACTAAAAGGTTCAAATCTGCTTCATGTGTAATCCATGTTTTCTTAGAAAGCTTTTGGCAGTCAAACAAACCTGAATTGGTATTGTTTCATTTGTAGGAAAGTTTCTGGAGTCAGAGATACTACTGTTATCCCCGAACTGACCTGTCAGACTGAAGGTGACATTGAAAAGGGGGTTGTCTCTCAAGGGGCAAACCAAAATGTTGGCAATACTATCAACAAGAAGTTTGTTCTTGATGCAGCCAACCCCGTAAAGGCCAGTGTGCGTAGCAAGAGGTTCTTATATTCAGTCCCGAGAATCACATTTTTCATATATCTTCCAAAACAATGGGAAGACAATAGTATCTTATTTGGGGTTTAATTAGTTTGTCTGGTTGTTTTGTCATAGGCAATGCTTACGAAGGACATCTGCAAGGTTTGCTGTTCAAGAAACTGAACAAACGGAAACACTAATTGTGATGGATAATGCCAAAGAAACTAAAGAAATAGCAAGGTTAGTTACTTAGTTAGTAGTTTTTGTAAACTATGAATTGACAAATAGCGTATTGGACTGACACTGTCTCCGTTTCGAGCAGGCTCTCATTGAGAAGACGGTCTGCTCGGTTAAGGCCCGAAGAAGCTGAACCATGTAAAAGCTTCCATGTGAGGGGCGAAGTCAGGAAGACGACCAAGAGGAGAAGGTTTGTTAGCTTAACTTCCTATTTACAAGTAATAGCCTGTATGGATATCACTAAAAACGATGCAGTAGAGGTCACTAATTTCTTGTATAACTGGGCAGAGTCTCTTCAAGACAACAGTCTTCAATGTTTGATTTCCAAGAACCGGAAGTGACCGAAACCTTGAATGCTGATGATGCAGGGTTTGTTGAAACATACCGTTTTAGTTTGTTCTTTACCACGTTGATTGACAGCATTGTGTTAGCTAAACCCACTTGCGTTTTCAGAAACTTAGTAAGCGAAGGATCAAGTTCCGAAGCTGTAGAAGAACCATCTGAAAGCAGACATGACACAAAAAATACAAACGGGAAACGCAGGTTTGTTAAGTGACTGTTGAACTTCATGCACTTCCGCTGACGAGTTTAGAGTCTCAGTGATGTAATGTGATTGTTATCTTTCTGGTGTTTCTCGCCAGAGTCTCGACGAGAATGCAATCAACAAAGGGTAAATCTCAGACAGCTTCAGACACCAATGGAGCCATCAAAGATATAGTGACAGAGTGTGATCTGTTACCATCAACGGCGTCTCAGGGGGACTTAGAAAGAGA of the Brassica rapa cultivar Chiifu-401-42 chromosome A03, CAAS_Brap_v3.01, whole genome shotgun sequence genome contains:
- the LOC103855564 gene encoding SHUGOSHIN 2 isoform X1, with amino-acid sequence MSSVTVLEDDNHAPQEVPIRKGKGKAASVVMSSEQRRKLADISNLNTEETHQQQNLLSSSKDYPEKLQKENMTLMKALAHRNKIIELSGVEFQKLKINLRKVQENNMHLAQANTHMLAELNTNRDRLKLLQHELGCKNVLLGVRKKMQLEEQEPPCTHHPSKHKGVDMNQKYTKRKRTSRIKGYLFFFLFTASETLLAYLSYILSFSASESSIVKENANTKRKVSGVRDTTVIPELTCQTEGDIEKGVVSQGANQNVGNTINKKFVLDAANPVKASVRSKRQCLRRTSARFAVQETEQTETLIVMDNAKETKEIARLSLRRRSARLRPEEAEPCKSFHVRGEVRKTTKRRRVSSRQQSSMFDFQEPEVTETLNADDAGNLVSEGSSSEAVEEPSESRHDTKNTNGKRRVSTRMQSTKGKSQTASDTNGAIKDIVTECDLLPSTASQGDLERESKNKSRAEEAEGIMRRTSVARRPSRHAAEKVQSYREVSLKVKMRRNF
- the LOC103855564 gene encoding SHUGOSHIN 2 isoform X2, whose protein sequence is MSSVTVLEDDNHAPQEVPIRKGKGKAASVVMSSEQRRKLADISNLNTEETHQQQNLLSSSKDYPEKLQKENMTLMKALAHRNKIIELSGVEFQKLKINLRKVQENNMHLAQANTHMLAELNTNRDRLKLLQHELGCKNVLLGVRKKMQLEEQEPPCTHHPSKHKGVDMNQKYTKRKRTSRIKASESSIVKENANTKRKVSGVRDTTVIPELTCQTEGDIEKGVVSQGANQNVGNTINKKFVLDAANPVKASVRSKRQCLRRTSARFAVQETEQTETLIVMDNAKETKEIARLSLRRRSARLRPEEAEPCKSFHVRGEVRKTTKRRRVSSRQQSSMFDFQEPEVTETLNADDAGNLVSEGSSSEAVEEPSESRHDTKNTNGKRRVSTRMQSTKGKSQTASDTNGAIKDIVTECDLLPSTASQGDLERESKNKSRAEEAEGIMRRTSVARRPSRHAAEKVQSYREVSLKVKMRRNF